DNA sequence from the Phaenicophaeus curvirostris isolate KB17595 chromosome 22, BPBGC_Pcur_1.0, whole genome shotgun sequence genome:
CCGAGCACTAATTAATGCATCTCCCAGCTTGCTTCTCATGTGAGTCTCCACCTGACCTTTCCAGGAACTCATGGTGAGGGTGTTCCTGCTCCTATGTTTGCATATGCCGAAGACCCATgtgtttttccccattttcaaTCTCAGTAGCCCTTTTCTCCATGTGTTATAGGTGCAGAACCTTGTAGGagccccaggctgtgctgcGTTTGGCTATGCCTCTGTTAATTAACAGAAACCAAAAAGATCTTTTGTATTTGTTGCATACAGCTGAGGAGCCTACAAGACTGAAATGAGCTCCTGCAAACTTGAGCTCTGGTGGCTGTGCGGAAGAACACACAGTCTTACCCTTTCTGCTGGGTTAAGCTCTTATGGTGTTCTATGTAAATTGGGCTTGGGAggctttttcctgaagtttcaCTGAGTAACTTTGTTCTGGTAGGCTAGGGGATATTTTTAGTGTATTATTTTATAATGTGAACGGAGGTGATCATCTGATATGAAAGCGGTAAACAAACATCACTGGGTTTACTAAGCTTATTCTGCACAGCGTGGCGCAATATTTTGCAATTGAGAGTGTTGTGAAACTGGTTTTCAGTTTGCTGGGAAATACATGTGACTGTGTAGCTGAATCTGCCAGGAAACTCTTTGGCTGATTCTCTCATTTCTTTGGGTATGTGGAAGAGAATGATCCACCCAAACCCTTGCCGTTCCGTAGAAGGTACCTGCTCTTCAGGTGTGGTCTCTGTCCAGTACCTGCATCCGGGCAGTACGTCAAACTTCTCCAGGTTCCTGGAACAAAGTTTGTTCAAGCAAATGTAAATATTACATTACTGTACAGAGAAACTGTCATCTGCAACGTAACCTCATAgtggagaaaggaaaaccaagCCTCTACCCAAAGTTATAATTATTTATACTGCAGGCAAAACCTCAGGAGCGACATTTCTGTCCCTCTGCAATGGGTCCCTGTTTGCTGGGTTCTTTAAGTGGGTGGATGGAGGAATGCTCCCAGGGAGGCTCACCAGGGTCTTGGTTGGAGACCTTCAGCATGGATCTGAGCTCACATGTGGAGCACAGTTAGGCAGGCAGCCTGGAAGCAAGGAGGTGCCACAAATTGCCTGCATTTTGTCTTCTTGCAGCCAAAAGGTTTAGCAAAGTGTGGGCTGAGAGCTGGGATGTGCTGGGATGTTCCTGGCACAGGCACGATAATTTTTTCTCTACTGTAATTTACTAGAAAGGGATCAACCTGCCTTATCTTGCTTGCTCACCTGACCATTGATCAGAGTCTGCCGTACACTCAGCCACAGGAGAAGTGAGGTTTGcgctgaggaggagctgtgaaGATAAGTTTTCAGCTACTTTTGCCTCTGCAGTCTCCATAAAGCTCCTGTATTACCCAGGTGAGTCTGCTGGGGAGAGAAACGTGAGATTTATAAAGCTGCAGACTGACAGAGGTCTTCATTCGCATATCCAAGATCATTTCTTGTTGTATGGTCATGCAACTGCTCTTTTAATATGGGATAATAATGCTAATGCAAAACCCAGTAAGACTGCAACTGCACCAGGAGAAAAAAGCCACGTACTTTTTCCTCTTAATGTCAAAAAATGGCTGTTCTTTCTACCCAGGTGAAATGAAAAGGTACAAATTTATTAACCGGAACCAAAaagtttttaaagaagttaaTTCTCTTGTGGGCTGTGAAGGCCATGCTCCAATCAGACACaacttcagaaaatgaaattaagagaATGAGATAGCCGGTGTAGGAGCTAATACTTGATGTAATGAGAACAGCACAGTGGTTTATTCGCATGTTCTGGATGACGTCTCTTGAGATGTTAAGTCATTGCTGTGTTTCTAGGTGTAAGAATTAGATtgtcttttttcatttcatttttcatttcattaagttttttctcctaaaaccaACTTTATTTGGGGTTCAAGAAACAAGAATAAATAAGACATGATCCTAGAGGCTTTTTGGTCAGCTGTTGCAGTGGTTTGAATGGTTACGGAGCGGGCCAGAATGGATGCTGACACACGCTCTTCAGTTGCAGGAGGCAGAACACAAACCTCACATTGTCTCCTGGCTGCATACACAACCATCACGAGGCAGCATCTAGATTGGCTCATGTCTAGACTGAATTCGAAGGGCTAAACTTCCCTTGTGTTGTTTCATCAGACTGTTTCACTCCCAGTAGCTCATTAGAACCTAATTCAGCTCCGTTGCTGAGAGCGGTGGGTGCACATGAGTCATTCAAGTGCAGGTTAAAGAAGAGTCTGTGTGCTGGAACTGCTAGTGGTCATGCTTGTCTCCGAGCTGCTGTGACAATATTGACATGAAGCGATGCCAAGGCAGCGTGATACCACTAGAGCAAAGTTCTAAACAGGAGGTTGTTGAAAGCAGTACTTAATTTGCAGgcgtttgtgtttgtttgtagCCAGCTCTGAAATTTGTGTTAAAATGGATTTCAGTTACACAATTTGAAGGCACTGGCACCCCCTCTTTAactcacggaatcatagaatctctaggttggaaaggacccgctggatcattctatgactctatataTGTCTCTATATAAATTAGACCagccaatcatagaatcatagaataaccaggttggaagagacccaccggatcatcgagtccaaccattcctatcaatcgctagaccatgtccctcaacacctcatccacctgttgATCCCACTCATGTATGGGAACATTGTTTATGCCACTGAAAGACCTCAGGTACACACTGTCTTCCACTTCTTGGTTTGTATAAAGAGGCTGCAGTCTTTTCAAGAGCCCCAGGATTCAAATcatggaggggaggagaggctgTTGGGTGGAGGATCCAGTGACAGAAAAGCAGGTATCTTGCGTTGTATTTTGCGGTGTTGCAGTATGAATTgacaaattttcttctttttaattctgtcCTTTAGCATTCCTGGGTCTGCCTCGTTTCTCCCAAGATGCTGGGAAGAGTTCTGTGTGCAGTGTTGTTCATGGGAGCGTTGCCATCGCTGGCTGATGCGTCCCAGGGCCACATCTCCGTGGTCTTGCTGGGAGCCACAGGTGATCTGGCCAAGAAGTATTTGTGGCAGGGTCTGTTCCAACTCTACATGGACCAAGTGAGCAGTGGCCACAGCTTCACTTTCCATGGGGCTGCACTGACAGCTCTGGAGCCAGGGCAGAGGCTGATGTTTGACGTGCTGAAGAAGCTGGCGTGTCCCCCGGATGAATCTCCCAACAGATGTGCTGTGCTCAAGGACCAATTCCTGAAGCTGAGCCAGTACCACCAGCTGAAGACTGCTGAAAACTACACTGCGCTGAACAGAGAGATTGAGATGCTGCTTCGCCAGGAAGGGCTGAAGGAGGCTGGGAGGATCTTCTACTTCTCAGTACCACCATTTGCCTACACAGAGATCGCCCGACACatcaacagcagctgcagacCCCCTCCAGGAGCCTGGCTGCGCGTGGTGCTGGAGAAACCTTTTGGCCATGACCTGGAGTCAGCCCAGCAACTGGCTGCAGAGCTGACAAGCTTCTTCAGGGAAGAAGAGATGTACCGGGTGGACCATTACCTTGGCAAACAGGTGAGCAGCTTGCAATGTGCAGCCCCCTGCCAGATCAAGGGGTTTAGTGGCTGGGGGAGTGTTGGGTGTCAGCTCGGCGCGTAGAGAGAGTGTTGTTCTCTCAAATGCAGGTAAAGCCACTGCGTGTGCTCCCGAGCCTCCATTTGGAGTCTTGTACTGTGCTGCTGTCTATCCTCTTGCAGAGCAGAGGAAACATGCAGGCCAGAACAGGGCTTTCTCCTGTTTAGAGTGACTAGGGGTCCCCTCTCCAGAGGGCAGCCAGGGTGTCAGGTTGAACTGCGTGTGTGCATGAAGGAGAGATTCAGAATTCATCTGGTCTTCCCACCAAGGTCAGAGCTTTGATTTCGCTGAACAAGCAGCACCCTTTCCCTCTCACAGTACTCCTGTCTCATTACACACAGACCTCTCTGCTTAGCCCTGGCTTCTAGAAGCAGGTTTTAATTTGATACGATGTGGAGCTGCTGGGTTCTTAGTTTTGCGGGGTGCTTAGGAGAAGGTTTCTTCCTGCCCTGTGCTCCACTCAGGGtgtggagaaactggctgctgcagggacagcTCAGGATGTGGAGCTGCATTGTCCCAGAGGGAATGTGTTCAAGGACATGACATCCTTGTTTTAGAGGAATGTGATAGCACATTTTGAAagcagtcttttccaaccatggCCCAGTGGCCAGGTTTTACTCAGAAGGTTGCATGTCCAGCTGCAAGTGTCTACTGAAAGGGtggattttgtttgtgtgtatatatatatatgtatttttttaattttactttattttcccCCAAAAAAGCAGATAACTTTAGTGGTGCAAGCATCTGATTGACTGTATTTCAGCACCCTGCAACTGTACGTTAGTCCCAGGATGGTCTGACTCAGCCCTTTGTCCTTTGGCAGGTGTAAACTGAGTGCCTTGCAGTTTGTAGTCCAGCTTTTCTCACACAAAACCTCAAAATGCCAGAACACCGTTAATGTCTACAGTCATCGGACACACCATTGTGCATCACTGCAGTTTTTCTTGCTGATTTTCTCTTCTCCGACCCActctgctctctgctgtgtGGCATCTCTGCTGTGTGGCACGTCTGCTGGCACTCCAGAGCTGGCCATATCCCAGAGCTGGATGGGGCAGTGATGCAGGGAGAAGGGATGTTGTGGCAGTCTGGTGAGTTTTTGTTGagtctttgatttttttacagGCTGTAGCCCATATCCTGCCTTTTCGAGATGAGAACCAGCAGTTTCTGGATCCGATTTGGAACCGACATCATGTGGAAAGAGTGGAGATTGTCTTGAAAGAGACTGTGGATGCTAAAGGTTGGTGGGGCAAGTGTGCAGAGCTGTGGTGAATGAGTGAGAAGGAGGACTGGCAGGTTCATTAATAATGTGAACGTGGCCCTTGAGGCAGTGCTGGTGCAGAAACAAAATAGAGCAGATGAATGATGCGTTGCTCCCTAGAAATAGAGATGGACTGTCTTACACTTCCTGTGCTAGGGATTGACTCACTTCCAGGTGGTATTGCTCCTTCCAAGGAAGGATTCCTTTTGCAGTTCagctgggagcaggggcagAATCCCCACCTTTTTTTGCTGCAGAGCTTTGGGGGCATCATGCTTAGCTTCCTATCCCAAATCTTGGTAAAAGACGCTGGATTTGGTGTCGATGCCGTCTAAAGCCATTTCAGTGTGGCAGTAACGTGGTTGTTTTATCAACGATCCTTCTGCCTTTCTGTCCTGTTGGCTACCAAGCTCACACTGAGCGTACATTTGCGCTGTTCTTTGGAGGATGCTCTTGCATCTTTTCCCTGTGTGTTATATCAGCTAGTCAGGGTCAGTCCAGGTACCCAGGTCAGTCTGTGTttgcctgtttcttttccttcctttctggaGTAAGAAAGCATTGCAGGGAGAAAATCCAAGCCTAGAGTTGCTAGCATGGGTCTCCTGCTGAAGGACACGGCTGCAATCCCTCCCTGCAATGCTGCAGCATCCACTCTGCAGTGCTCAGCATAAAGCACTCTGGGCTGGACTGCCACCCGCAGCACTTCTTGGGATGTCAGGCGCCCTCAGATCTGCAACATCAGTATTGCTTCTGCACTCCCTTTACCTCCTCTTCtatctccctccctccttcctttcctctgtcCCTCAGCCACCACAAATTCAATTAACACAACTTGGTCAAACTTGGAGTAATCTTTGGATTGGCAGCCCAGACCTCAGCTGAGCCTGTTTGTGGAGAGGGATGCTCTGCAGAGAGGTTTAGGGAGTGCAGTGTTGTCCGTGCGTAGCCCCAGTTACACCCTGTACCCTCCCTACTCGGAAcagctttgttatttttcatttgatgtcttttttttccccctgtgcGGCTTCAGCTGGCAGCCTGGCTCCCAGCAAGTCTGCAGCATTGATTACGTTAATGAATGTGCCTTTGGACTAGAGCAAGGGAGATAAATGTATCAATCAATAGGGGAAACCTGTGGCTGCGATGTAGTCTGCCGTGTGTACCCTGCTGCTGATGGACTAGAGAAAGGCATCTGTGCGAGTCATTTTTTAAGTGCATTGTCCTTCTTCCCCTGTTCCCACCAGCACGAGAAGTCAGGCAGGGAAAGAGAAGCAGGGATTTGTGCATGAAATTTTGTCTGTCAAGGGCATAGCTCAGCCAGAGCCTTCTAGGGACACGAAAACAAGGGGAAAAGAGGCAGTGAAGAGCAGTGCTTGCTGCCAGCACCCAGCTTCAGCTGTCCTGGGGGCTCGGGGTGTAGCTATAGAGCTGCTGGGATCCCTGCTTTCACCCCATTTCCCAGCTACTCTTGTCTAAGCTTTTGAGTAGAACTGTACATTGTGTGGAGTCCTAGGTGCTGTGGATCAGGAGTGTCAGGGCAAGGGTTATACAGCGGCCATGCAGGAGGTTTGAGCTGCATATTGCTGCTTGTCACTAACTGCAGCTTCTGAAAGCACAAGCAGTCTAAAAAGCAAATCTGCATTCTACTCTGTGCGCTTGCGAAGTTATCAGGCAAGAGCATTACTCCTGCTGGGTTTAGGCCCCATAAACACCTAAAAGGAGGATTATGCCTGGCTCTGTGGAAGACAAGCAGTTCTGTGGAAACATTTTATCTTTGTGTTAGTAGCAGAGGCAGTTTGGAAGCCCGtccaaggggaaaagaaaggctTAGAATGGTAGAATCTTAGAATGATTCAGGCTGAAAGGGACCCTTGAGGATCATCTACTCCAACACCCCTgtggtgggcagggacatctttcactacGTCAGGTTGCTCAAGACCCTGTCCAACTagtccttgaacacttccagtgattgggcatccacagcttctctgggcttGATAGCTTCAAGTTAATTGTTGGAGCAGGAGAAGAAGAGCTTGCTGCAAACCAGTTTGGGCTTGTGCTCTTTGTTCTCCTTGGCACGCATATTATGCATGCAGAGGGAAAGCTGCAAGAAAACCACATCAGTTAGCAGCATCTTGCTTCCCCTTTGTCATCAGGTCGCACCAGCTTCTACGAGCAGTATGGAGTCATCCGGGACGTGCTGCAGAACCACCTCACCGAGGCCTTGATGTTCCTGACCATGGAGCTTCCAGCCAACGTGAGCAGGGCTGAAGAGGTTttgcagtgcaagctgcagGCCTTCCAGTCCTTGCGGGGCTTGGAGAAAAACAGTGCCGTGTTGGGTCAGTATCAGGCATATGCCAGCCAGGTAcaggaggagctgcagaagCCACAAGACTACATCAGCACAACACCAACCTTTGCAGGTGAGAATTTGGTTGGGGGTTTGCAGAAGGGAGGAGTGTAGAGCTGAGGAGAGCAGGAGATGCGAGTCCTTGCATGCTGCTAACAGCTCCGTGCATCTGGACCTCACTGCTGATACAGGGATGTTTCAGGCACCCACCAGCATGGGAACTGTAACAAGATAATACTGTTATGTTAGTTAACTAATGATCCACTCGATGGGAGAGCTAAGTCCCATTATTGTTGCTAAGATGTCTGTATTGTTTTTAGAAGTGGCCTGCAAACCCCTTTGCCTTTCATAAAGTTGCTCACTGCATCTGAGAGGTCATGCAACGCAAGGCCGTCCCTGGCCATTCTGTCTCTTCTGATTGTTAAAGATTTTCTCTAAATGATATTTGTGCTCAGAAGCTGTTTTCCTGCAAGATGAAAGGAGGCTAATCAAATGAGACACGTGGGAGGAAGCAAAGCAGGGTAGCTGGAGAGCAGTTAGTCCAGTGATATTGCAAAAGGGCTGAATGAGGAGCAAGAGGCACAGTGGAGACCAAGATTTCTAGGAGCTAAGGAAGAAGGATGGTGGGTAGGTGATAGAGAACCCCTCAAATCTGCTTGTCGCTCAGGTTTAAGTTGGTAGCTGAGATCACTGTCGTTTCAGGTGTGCTGATTCACAGCGACAACCTGCGTTGGGAAGGGGTCCCTTTCCTCCTCACTTCTGGGAAAGCTCTGGATGAACGGGTAGGTTACGTGCGTGTTCTCTTCAAGAACCGGGCCTACTGCACTCAGAGCGAGACTCTGAGGGATGCAGGGCACAGCCAATGTAAAGCCAAGCAGATCATCTTCTACATTGGGCACGGTGCACTCAACACCCCTGCGGTGCTTGTGAGCAGGAACCTTTTCAAGCCCATCATGCCGAAAGGCAGTTGGAGAGAAGCAGTTGGTCAGCCAGACCTACACATTTTTGGACAACCATTGTCTGATTACTACGTTTACACCCCTGTGAAAGAGAGAGATGCATATTCTGTCCTCATCTCCAACATCTACCATGGCAGGAAGGACTTCTTCATTACCACCGAGAGTCTGCTGGCCTCCTGGGGATTCTGGACACCGCTACTGGACAGCATTTCCTACCAGTCCCTGCGCCTCTACCCTGGGGGTGTGGAGAATCAGCACCTTTTAGACTTCGAAATGATGAGTGGGGAAGTGGCATTCACCCTGGCAGAGCCAGTGGAACTGCTGAACCCCAACAGGCTGATGCCAAGTGATTATAGGACGGTCCAGTCCAAATTTCGGCAAAATCCCCTGGTCTCAGCGTGGTCTGACGACCTCATTTCCCAGCTGGCTTCTGACATCGAGAAGACAGCAAGCAGGACTGTGGCACGCTCTGGGCAGTTCCACCTGGCCCTCTCAGGTGGCTCAAGCCCCGTGGTCCTGTTCCAGCGGCTGGCAAGACACCATTATGCCTTCCCATGGAAGCACACCCACCTCTGGCTGGTAGATGAACGCTGTGTCCCTCTCACTGACGCAGAGTCCAACTTCTTCAGCCTGCACAGCCACCTCCTGCAAAGCGTTCGAGTGCCCTACTTCAACGTCCACCCCATGCCTGTGCACCTGAACCAGCGGCTCTGTGTGGAGGAGGACAGAGGCACAGAGCTGTACGCCAAGGAGATCATGGCCCTGGTGGCCAATGCCAGCTTTGACCTGGTGCTCTTGGGGGTGGGCACTGATGGGCACACCGCTTCGCTCTTTCCCCGGTCTGAAAGTGGCTTGGAAGGGTCTCAGGCTGTGGTGCTGACCGAAAGCCCCGTCAAACCTCACCAGCGGATGAGCCTTAGCCTGCCCCTCATCAACAAGGCCAGGCAGGTGTTTGTCCTGGTTTTGGGGAAGGGCAAGCACGACATCACCACGCTGCTCAGCAGGGTGGGCCACGAGCCGAGGAAATGGCCCGTTTCAGGTGTCAGCCCCAGCTCTGGGCAGCTGGTGTGGTATGTGGATTATGAAGCTCTGCTTGGGTGATGTCACCGTGTCCTCCTCCTCTGTCTGCATGGCCCCTACAGCCTGGATTTGCCTACACAATGTCCGTGTTTTTCTCTTGCCAGCAGCAGCTTTACCTCGTTTCCTTCTGGGAAATTGATGGTCTGCAGCACCTCTGATATTTGGGCTCGGAAAGGAACTCAGCTCAGCGTTCAGAGCTAAGTAGAAGCCAAGAGCCGAGTGCGGCATTTCTGGCTCCATAGGGATTCTGACTGTGACAAATTACCTCACCTTGaagtgcctcagtttcccctatCAGGCCTTTGTGGTTATTAGCATTTAACTACCTCACAGGCACTACGGGAGACTTGTTAAATTAAGAACCTGCCAAAttttatatatctatattttttaattctcagGCTAGAAGACACATTCATCCTGTGCCCTGCTCAGTCTGGCTGGGACAGTTGTCGTCTTGGTAAAACGATGGTTCTGTGCACCCAGGTCTGTATGTGCCGCCCATCCTGGTGTCAGCCAGCTGGTGACTGTGGCTGAGCTCTCCGGGAAGCTCTGACACCCATTTGCTCTCGTGGCATGTGGCCCCTAAATGCTGACACTGATTTGTGAGCTCACTGCAGTCCTGGCTCTTTGCAAATTGCCTAGCAGCAGAGGCTGAGTTTATAAGCCATTATTTGCCGCTTTCATTAAGTGGATACCTGGTAccatggggatggagaaggaagaCACATTGCTTTTTAGGCTGTTAGAATAATGGGGACAGTGTGAGGAATGTGGCAGTTCAGAGAACTGTTATTTGCCTGCAGTGCAATAATTATTGAGGGGAAACCATGGTATTCAAGGGAGTTATTTGGGTTCAGCTagcaatttttttaactgtctttctctgtctttgtcTCATTCTTTGAAATgaactttttcctctcctcagaGCTGAAGCTTGCAATGTTCAGTGGCTTATAAGATTTCTATGGGAGGCAGCTTTATAAACTATCAACGTATCCATCATTACAACACGCTTGAAGGTAGCTGCAGTGTTTGcagatggtggtggtggggttTGAACTGAAGGACACTGACTTAGAAGGGGAGGGAATTTTCGCTGTACCTCTCTCTTGGGTACGCAGAGCTAGCAAATTGCATCTCTGTGTTGACAGGAGAATGTTAAATAGTTCTAGAAACGTATAGTGCCATTGCTCCCGGGACGGGTTGGAGACATCTAGTCCTACCTAGAGACCCCACTCTCCCCTTCCTAATTTTCACCTTTCCAGAATGCTGCCACACACAATAGTTGTCTGTCTGCTTTCGTGATGTCGCCAAATGCTCTGTGATCTTTACAGTACATTTCACAGCCCCAGAGCCTCACAGTAGGGTCCTCAGGAGTTGGACCTGGGAGTCTGGTGACCACTTAGGGACCTGAAAGTCTGCTGTATAGGGAAGGAGGGACACTTGGCTTTAGAGAGCTGGGTGATAAGCATTGGCTTCAAATCTTTCCCTGCTGGATTCTAGTGATGAAGATGCAAATCCATGTGAAAATAGGTGCTGCGGTCTGATAGCACATGAAGCAAGGTGGGCAGCTCTTTACAGCCTGTGCTCCCACGTTTCCAAGTTGTTGCCTTTCAGCACAATGCCTCCCATAATGCAGGAACCAGGATTTTTGTCCTCTGCTGATTGCACAGATAAAAGTGCATTGAGCAAGCTCTAGGGAGCCTATGGCTTGTCAGTGGTCCCTAGGCGGACAGAGCTAGGGAGAACATAACCTGGCAGAAGGGATGTACAGCAGGAAAAGGCCAGATTCTCAGGGACTGGCTGTGATTTCTGGCAGATGCCTCCCCTACCTTGCAGATGGTCCAGTGAAGCTGCGTTTTACATCCTGTATTTGACTACTGAGCCTTGTTGCACTGATGTGCATCCCTTTGCTTTTgcatggggaaggagaagagttGTGGCAGTGCAGCTCTCTCAAAAGCTCAAACACAGAAGAGGCACAAGTACCTTAACTGGTCTGGTTTGGCAACTGGGATGGCTGGTTATCCATCTTTTACAAGTTTGTTTTTGTGGTTACAGGCAGGCTTAACTACCAGCACAAACACCAAAGTGTGAAAATAAATCACTGGGAAAGAGGGTAGCATAGAtcagcaggaggaagggaagcaCTGCAGGTTGCCTGCTGCAGGATTTGCTTGTCAAGTGGTTTGGCTGGCTGTGGAGTCTGGAATAAGAGTGTACACCTAGGATTTAACTGGAATGACTCTCCTGGAATAACTGTCTTGGTAGCAGAGTGCTCCAAAATGCACCACAGTGGCTGAAACAGCTGTGCAGGGGAAGGTGGTTTAGGTCTGGTATGTCCATAATTCAAatgctgtttttaaacaaaaatagccGTGTTACCTTCATTCCAGTTCTTTTGTATTTGGTGTGAGGGAAccagttttaatgaaaaattggCCTATGTGAGAATAAACATATTGTTATGAATGACAGAATTGATTAGTGCTTTGCAGATGACTGTGGTACTGgtgttttcttatttctacACGCTTTCTTGTTAATATTTGCCTGGCACCTTTTGAAATAAGCACTGATTTTAGAGAGGTTTATTTGCACTTATAAATAAGCAtgtgggtgtttttttcccagagagCCGCTGTGCTTTCCAGCTGAAATTAAGGTTCATTTGCAGAGTCTCTAATGAATCACCCCAATTCATTCTAGATTTTATTAAAAGCCAGTAAAAGCTGACACCGTTTTTCCTCAGTCAACATAGCTGTCTGGTtgtttggggttggtttgtttgtttgtttgttttttagaaCTGTCTTTTTATACAGACAGTTCCTGTTTAAGTCTTTAATACTTAGCATTTgccaaattaaaaccaaatacttctaaacatttaaaatttatgaCTGGCGAGGCAGAGACTGCGGATGGGAAGAAGGGTTAAATGAGCAATAAATCTGATGAGGAAGAATGGTAGAAATCCACTGGGCCGTAGGCCAAGGAAGcagtgctatttttattttgtgaaagcTATTAATAGAAGCTGCGCCCCTTCTTGAGAGCTTGTATTAACCTTTCTTTGCAAAAGCAACTCCATGGAGTCACTCCTTATAGTCTGTTTCTTCCCTAAGTGATTACTGATACCATTTTCTTGTAAATGGCAAATGCATTCCTAGAATTCAATGGTATGATTGTTTATGTTTTACAGAAAACTAACACTGGAAGTAATGAATTTTTC
Encoded proteins:
- the H6PD gene encoding GDH/6PGL endoplasmic bifunctional protein, with protein sequence MLGRVLCAVLFMGALPSLADASQGHISVVLLGATGDLAKKYLWQGLFQLYMDQVSSGHSFTFHGAALTALEPGQRLMFDVLKKLACPPDESPNRCAVLKDQFLKLSQYHQLKTAENYTALNREIEMLLRQEGLKEAGRIFYFSVPPFAYTEIARHINSSCRPPPGAWLRVVLEKPFGHDLESAQQLAAELTSFFREEEMYRVDHYLGKQAVAHILPFRDENQQFLDPIWNRHHVERVEIVLKETVDAKGRTSFYEQYGVIRDVLQNHLTEALMFLTMELPANVSRAEEVLQCKLQAFQSLRGLEKNSAVLGQYQAYASQVQEELQKPQDYISTTPTFAGVLIHSDNLRWEGVPFLLTSGKALDERVGYVRVLFKNRAYCTQSETLRDAGHSQCKAKQIIFYIGHGALNTPAVLVSRNLFKPIMPKGSWREAVGQPDLHIFGQPLSDYYVYTPVKERDAYSVLISNIYHGRKDFFITTESLLASWGFWTPLLDSISYQSLRLYPGGVENQHLLDFEMMSGEVAFTLAEPVELLNPNRLMPSDYRTVQSKFRQNPLVSAWSDDLISQLASDIEKTASRTVARSGQFHLALSGGSSPVVLFQRLARHHYAFPWKHTHLWLVDERCVPLTDAESNFFSLHSHLLQSVRVPYFNVHPMPVHLNQRLCVEEDRGTELYAKEIMALVANASFDLVLLGVGTDGHTASLFPRSESGLEGSQAVVLTESPVKPHQRMSLSLPLINKARQVFVLVLGKGKHDITTLLSRVGHEPRKWPVSGVSPSSGQLVWYVDYEALLG